The following proteins are encoded in a genomic region of Cytophagia bacterium CHB2:
- a CDS encoding cytochrome c yields MKRITLFLACALIMTGCGRNEQPVPPDQRARLENLRQELRQTLGETYDAPVAAATLPQLKRGSDLFAELCAGCHGARGDGITEHPGVLLHQPSNFTDEAQATFFSEQARLHLIRKGIPGTAMMGWEEVLPEEDILAIYMYVRYLYQSKQRQPLFEQE; encoded by the coding sequence ATGAAACGGATTACGTTGTTTCTGGCCTGCGCGTTGATCATGACGGGATGCGGCCGCAATGAGCAGCCCGTTCCTCCGGATCAACGTGCCCGCCTGGAAAATCTCCGGCAGGAATTGCGGCAGACGCTGGGAGAAACATATGACGCGCCGGTGGCGGCAGCAACCCTGCCGCAACTTAAACGCGGCAGCGACTTGTTTGCCGAACTGTGCGCGGGCTGTCATGGCGCGCGCGGCGACGGTATAACCGAACATCCCGGCGTGCTGCTGCATCAGCCTTCGAACTTCACCGACGAGGCCCAGGCAACGTTCTTTTCCGAGCAGGCGCGCCTGCACCTGATTCGCAAAGGCATTCCGGGCACGGCAATGATGGGTTGGGAGGAAGTTTTGCCGGAGGAGGATATTCTGGCGATTTATATGTACGTGCGTTATTTGTAT
- a CDS encoding 4Fe-4S dicluster domain-containing protein encodes MPDMRCEAYDNRNKSNVKISSIPSARLVHFLLNCRFCNCTSLNLYPRNSVLISNYKNVTSMIELGITLVIGILIIVWRTNQRRREEHVHRGQLEQNRREGAQAPSSLHPFIHEDFCIGCGSCVTACPEQSVLGLVNMKSVLLQPDHCVGHGKCEVACPVDAITMVLGSIKNGVEVPLTDEFFQTRVPGVYVAGELRGIGLIRNSLQQGMQCIDAIAAQPQRSRADYDVIIVGAGPAGLGATLQAAAKKLRYLTLEQEDIGGTVLKYPRRKVVMTAPIHLPGYGKIHFRDVVKEELLQEWQKIIRETGIKIHTHQRVEKIRRRDDFIEVMAAGKCYTTNNVVLALGRRGTPRKLGVPGEQLAKVIYQLADPRQVTGRRCLVVGGGDSALECALMLAEAGSRVTLSYRQKNIARAKPRNKQLIEAAIKARRIQAFLPSTVKEITATAVKLDLEGVEKVIPNDDVIIMAGGVLPFDFLKEIGVTMRTLYGEPLPGSRIRK; translated from the coding sequence ATGCCGGATATGCGCTGCGAGGCTTATGATAACCGAAATAAATCTAATGTGAAGATTTCGAGCATTCCCAGCGCACGGCTGGTGCATTTTTTGCTAAATTGTCGTTTCTGCAATTGTACCAGCTTAAATCTCTACCCAAGAAATTCAGTATTGATTTCGAATTACAAAAATGTGACATCCATGATCGAACTAGGTATTACCTTAGTGATCGGCATTCTGATTATCGTTTGGCGTACGAACCAGCGCCGGCGCGAAGAGCATGTTCATCGGGGCCAACTGGAGCAGAACCGGCGCGAGGGCGCGCAAGCACCCTCGTCATTGCACCCATTTATTCATGAGGATTTTTGCATCGGCTGCGGCAGTTGCGTAACGGCGTGCCCGGAACAGAGTGTACTGGGTTTGGTAAATATGAAATCCGTATTGCTGCAGCCGGACCATTGCGTGGGCCACGGCAAATGTGAAGTCGCTTGTCCGGTGGATGCGATCACGATGGTTCTGGGCAGCATCAAGAACGGGGTTGAAGTGCCGCTCACCGATGAATTTTTCCAAACGCGTGTTCCCGGCGTTTACGTCGCGGGCGAATTGCGCGGTATTGGTTTGATCCGCAATTCCCTGCAGCAAGGCATGCAATGCATCGATGCGATTGCCGCCCAGCCGCAGCGAAGCCGCGCAGACTATGATGTCATCATTGTCGGCGCTGGGCCCGCGGGTTTGGGCGCAACCCTGCAGGCGGCGGCGAAAAAACTGCGCTACCTCACGCTTGAACAGGAAGACATTGGTGGAACCGTGTTGAAATATCCGCGCCGCAAAGTCGTTATGACCGCGCCCATTCATCTGCCGGGTTACGGCAAAATCCATTTTCGCGATGTGGTAAAGGAAGAGTTGTTGCAGGAATGGCAAAAGATCATTCGGGAAACCGGAATCAAAATTCACACCCACCAACGCGTGGAGAAAATCCGGAGGCGCGATGATTTCATTGAAGTCATGGCAGCCGGGAAATGCTACACCACGAACAACGTTGTGCTCGCGCTGGGCCGGCGCGGCACACCCCGCAAGCTCGGCGTGCCGGGCGAGCAACTTGCCAAAGTCATTTATCAACTTGCTGATCCACGCCAAGTCACCGGTCGCCGTTGTCTGGTGGTCGGCGGCGGCGATAGCGCGCTCGAATGCGCATTAATGCTGGCTGAAGCCGGCAGCCGCGTGACGCTGTCCTATCGGCAAAAAAACATTGCTCGCGCCAAGCCGCGTAACAAACAACTGATCGAAGCCGCCATCAAAGCGCGCAGAATTCAAGCCTTTCTGCCCAGCACAGTGAAGGAGATTACGGCCACCGCCGTAAAGCTCGATCTCGAGGGTGTTGAAAAAGTCATTCCGAACGACGACGTCATCATCATGGCCGGCGGCGTTTTGCCGTTCGACTTTTTAAAAGAAATTGGCGTCACCATGCGCACGCTCTATGGCGAGCCGTTGCCAGGCTCACGAATTCGAAAATGA
- a CDS encoding superoxide dismutase codes for MIGALGGTLLASAGKTLALPRSGGKLKIDFTKLAPGAAVKYPFALPDLPYAADALAAAIDEQTMQIHHGRHHKAYTDNLNNALKEHTALQQMTIVELLSDLQAVPESVRTVVRNHGGGYFNHCLFWHMMSPQAGQPSGNLAAAINRDFGSLEACKEKFNKAASSLFGSGWAWLVVNETGKLEIAQTANQDTPLANKHKPLLGVDVWEHAYYLRYQNKRGDYLAAFWNVINWEQCGKNFAG; via the coding sequence ATGATTGGCGCCCTCGGTGGAACGTTGCTGGCTTCCGCTGGAAAAACGTTGGCGCTGCCGCGCTCTGGCGGCAAGCTTAAAATTGATTTCACCAAGCTTGCGCCCGGCGCGGCCGTGAAATATCCCTTTGCCTTGCCGGATTTGCCCTACGCCGCGGATGCTCTCGCTGCCGCGATTGACGAGCAAACCATGCAAATTCATCATGGCCGCCATCACAAGGCCTATACCGACAATCTCAACAACGCGCTCAAAGAGCATACCGCCTTGCAGCAAATGACGATTGTCGAGTTGCTGTCCGATTTGCAAGCCGTGCCCGAAAGCGTGCGCACGGTTGTGCGCAATCACGGCGGCGGCTATTTCAACCACTGCCTGTTCTGGCACATGATGAGTCCGCAAGCCGGCCAGCCTTCCGGAAATCTGGCAGCGGCCATCAACCGTGACTTCGGTTCGCTTGAAGCCTGCAAAGAGAAATTCAACAAAGCTGCCTCGTCTCTCTTCGGCAGCGGCTGGGCTTGGCTGGTGGTGAATGAAACCGGCAAACTGGAAATCGCGCAAACTGCGAATCAAGACACGCCTTTGGCAAACAAGCACAAGCCGCTGCTCGGCGTGGACGTTTGGGAACACGCGTATTATTTGCGCTATCAAAACAAGCGCGGCGACTATCTCGCGGCGTTTTGGAATGTGATCAATTGGGAACAGTGCGGAAAAAATTTCGCTGGATGA